The Arcobacter roscoffensis genome segment CAATTGGAACTAAAATAGGAACAATAATATATGAAATCTCAACGAAGTCAATAAAGAATCCTAAAACTAAAATTGCAATCATTGTAAAGATAATGAATCCCCATTTCTCATCACCAGGTAAACTTAACATAAAGTGCTCAACTAACTCTTCTCCACCTGTGTATGAGAATACCATTGAGAATGCAGTTGCACCAATTAAGATACCAAATACCATAGAAGTAATTTTTACAGATTCTAGTGAGGCTTCTTTTACCATAGCAATAGAGAATGTTCTATAAATAAATGATAATCCAACAGCACCTAAACATCCAACAGCTGCTGATTCAGTTGGAGTTGCAACACCACCAAAAATTGAACCAAGAACTAATAAGATTAGTGTTAATGATGGAATAATATCAATTAAAGCTCTAACAACTTGCTTACCTTTTGAACCTCTTGATGGATCAGGTGGAATAGCAGGTGCTGTTTCTTTGTTAATAAATGCTAATACAACTATATATAAAATATATGCACCAACTAATGCTAACCCTGGCCATACAGCTGCTCTAAATAAATCACCTACAGGAACTTGGAAAACATCCCCTAAGATAATTAATACAATTGAAGGAGGAATAATCTGTCCTAGTGTACCAGATGCACAAATTGTACCACAGGCTAAGGAAACATTGTATTTATACTTCATCATTACAGGAAGTGATATAACACCCATCGCAACAACTGAAGCTCCAACAACACC includes the following:
- a CDS encoding TRAP transporter large permease, with amino-acid sequence MIGIIMFFTALFMLLLGFPVAFTFAAVSVFFGMIAGIYEIWSYADPDMTMTAIFLDGLTEGVLMFDFMPFRIMSIMQNTILMAVPMFIFMGIVLQKTGLAERLLESMGFLFGEIRGGVAISTVLVGALLAASTGVVGASVVAMGVISLPVMMKYKYNVSLACGTICASGTLGQIIPPSIVLIILGDVFQVPVGDLFRAAVWPGLALVGAYILYIVVLAFINKETAPAIPPDPSRGSKGKQVVRALIDIIPSLTLILLVLGSIFGGVATPTESAAVGCLGAVGLSFIYRTFSIAMVKEASLESVKITSMVFGILIGATAFSMVFSYTGGEELVEHFMLSLPGDEKWGFIIFTMIAILVLGFFIDFVEISYIIVPILVPIAMALDINPVWFAILIAMNLQTSFLTPPFGFSLFYLKGVAPATVRTTQIYKGVLPFIAIQIIVLLLVAFYPEVFGINPNA